Proteins co-encoded in one Myxococcus xanthus genomic window:
- the lspA gene encoding signal peptidase II — protein sequence MTPERRKYLVVGGLATLLLILDQWTKVLVREHVKPLGYTGMSVFGDVIRFQYVENTGITFGMFRSLPYAQLILSAVAIPVFLLVIHLVRQTPADHYRLHVALGLVGAGVGNLIDRVRLGSVTDFVVADFGFWPVNPWYAFNVADAALVVGAILMAFDSRRPQPAPAPAPAPSQDD from the coding sequence ATGACTCCGGAGCGTCGAAAGTACCTTGTCGTGGGCGGGCTGGCCACGCTGTTGCTCATCCTCGACCAATGGACGAAGGTCCTGGTCCGCGAGCACGTGAAGCCCCTGGGCTACACCGGCATGAGCGTCTTCGGCGACGTCATCCGCTTCCAGTACGTGGAGAACACCGGCATCACCTTCGGCATGTTCCGGTCGCTGCCCTACGCCCAGCTCATCCTCAGCGCGGTGGCCATCCCCGTCTTCCTGCTGGTCATCCACCTGGTCCGCCAGACGCCCGCGGACCACTACCGGCTGCACGTCGCGCTCGGCCTCGTCGGCGCCGGCGTCGGCAACCTGATTGACCGCGTCCGCCTGGGCAGCGTGACGGACTTCGTCGTCGCTGACTTCGGGTTCTGGCCGGTGAACCCCTGGTATGCCTTCAACGTCGCGGACGCCGCGCTCGTCGTCGGCGCCATCTTGATGGCCTTCGACTCCCGCCGTCCGCAGCCGGCCCCTGCGCCCGCTCCCGCTCCGAGCCAGGACGACTAG
- a CDS encoding class I SAM-dependent methyltransferase yields MKKTLVQVQAAVTRSVGIVIHKVVPSFRLAVARFQYNMASKMYSHQGYKFINCGYADMEGDHKAVDFNRPENVYVLWESLYQRVVGQAELSGREVLEVGCGRGGGSEYLMTRLKPRSLTAVDLSDVAIARCKENYRLDGLSFQVGNACALPFEDRRFDVVVNIESSHCYPSQLTFFEEVKRVLKPGGAFCFADITESAEHTARINEEFKALGFTVVHHENITANVVKALNVVKETPQFTEAFERWESPNKKGNMKVPLMVINGTLKDLNSGKEYQRWVVRREEATERPVAGEQARAAAAMA; encoded by the coding sequence GTGAAGAAGACACTGGTTCAGGTTCAGGCGGCGGTGACGCGGTCGGTGGGCATCGTCATCCACAAAGTGGTGCCATCATTCCGTCTGGCGGTCGCCCGGTTCCAATACAACATGGCGTCGAAGATGTACTCACACCAGGGCTACAAGTTCATCAACTGTGGCTACGCGGACATGGAGGGCGACCACAAGGCGGTGGATTTCAACCGGCCGGAGAATGTGTATGTGTTGTGGGAAAGCCTGTACCAGCGCGTGGTGGGGCAGGCGGAGCTTTCCGGTCGCGAAGTGCTGGAGGTCGGCTGCGGCCGCGGCGGTGGCAGTGAATACCTGATGACGCGGCTGAAGCCTCGCTCACTGACGGCGGTGGACCTCTCCGACGTGGCCATCGCGCGCTGCAAGGAGAACTACCGGCTGGACGGGCTGTCCTTCCAGGTGGGCAATGCCTGCGCGCTCCCGTTCGAGGACAGGCGCTTCGACGTGGTGGTGAATATCGAGTCGTCGCACTGCTACCCCTCGCAGTTGACGTTCTTCGAGGAGGTCAAGCGGGTGCTCAAGCCCGGGGGCGCTTTCTGCTTCGCGGACATCACCGAGTCCGCCGAGCACACCGCCCGCATCAACGAAGAGTTCAAGGCGCTGGGCTTCACGGTGGTCCACCATGAGAACATCACGGCGAACGTGGTGAAGGCGTTGAACGTGGTGAAGGAAACGCCTCAGTTCACCGAGGCCTTCGAGCGCTGGGAGTCGCCGAACAAGAAGGGCAACATGAAGGTCCCCTTGATGGTCATCAACGGGACGCTGAAGGACCTGAACTCGGGCAAGGAGTACCAGCGCTGGGTGGTGCGCCGCGAGGAGGCGACCGAGCGCCCGGTTGCTGGCGAGCAGGCGCGGGCCGCCGCTGCCATGGCGTGA
- a CDS encoding SDR family NAD(P)-dependent oxidoreductase: MIESLPRLLGAQLEAMGCFTRLPARLDEMQASSGISPRYARWFSESVAALVRHGVLSTRDGKTYTRSGPPSRPDEVWQEWEGSRSRWTQDPNTRALTTLAETTIKALPDILVGRQLATDVLFSRGSMSLVEGVYKHNPVADFFNDALARSVVAYAELLREQSPGARVRILEIGAGTGGATAHVLAMLRTCALDVEEYCFTDVSPAFLQHAEKTYSPGNPFLTRRLLDIDVPLEAQGIPRAHFDIVLASNVLHATPDIRRTLRNAKSALAQNGLLILNEISHNTLFAHLTFGLLDGWWSYEDEDLRIPGCPALAPETWKAVLESEGFSSVFFPAADAHERGQQVIIAESDGVIQPISPRAQRQRAPEPRPVITDATSIEERVRDVIKACVAKSLKVPESQIQVDYSFADYGVDSIIAVNLSNAINDACGTSLPTTVLFDYNSVAALSQFIARNHGAEASRLLDDKPREAPVPPREVLRDDREAPLPVAVSSLRKTVAVATAEEPIAIVGMSARFAQSDSVEALWRHLEAGRDLVEDVRRWDLASHYASTLSGEGDRCMRGSFIEGIDRFDPSFFNISALEARCMDPQQRLFLEESYKALEDAGYAGSTPYHQRCGVYVGCANGDYATLLPRQAPAQAFWGNASSVIPARIAYFLNLQGPALAVDTACSSSLIAIHLACQGLWRRETNMALAGGVHLNSTPTFYVLSSRGGMLSRKGRCGTFSDEADGFVPGEGVGVVVLKRLSDAIADGDHVRGVIRGTGVNQDGTTNGLTAPSGKSQERLEREVYERFGVNPEDIQMVEAHGTGTRLGDPIEFDALTKSFGAYTRKRGYCALGSIKTNLGHTATAAGVAGIIKVLLSMQHRKIPASLHCNATNPAIDLERSPFFVNTQTRGWDVEPGKPRCAAVSSFGFSGTNGHVILEEAPFQERRISGQAPGYLIALSAHTAAQLKALVERLAAHLKLERIDCDDISKTLLLGRRHLAHRLACVVRDERELSAALETWLAKGRAPGVHVSEVNENTRREQAEFRRYGNACIQQCAEGAPTAEYLEKLAVIADLHLQGYTLELEGLFRAGRSRRIPLPSYPFARESYWVAGETPLAERQPPPAPQRLHPMLHRNGAGPDGTGYASTLNGNEPFLADHQVNGNRVLPAVAYLEMARAAVVHRTGATSTGDIRLSNVVWSQPIVVNGVNREIHLTLDGASEGGGAFSFEVQTAGAGQGSRAVLHSQGQAQRMALPRPQRVDLGALRAACGREVVAGGTLYTNYQRLGLQYGPAHQSVREVYVGDGQVLAEVVLPDGVAESDAYILHPSVLDGALQAIMCLHPGGDRGELPFALKELQVFSACARPTWAWIRRSPDNEAPSGRREGMTQRYDLDLCDDQGRVAVVLRGFSTRPVLTAPVRESADTLVGDVLVAPVWETAVIEPEVATPSATQHVLAVGATDEIAAGLAIRCGRVERLVIDEGDSIERIRDRLRGLDRIDHVVWVAPEEPLAFNEVAPRQSKGVLSLFRLVKALLSAGHGSSRLEWTVVTYRAQSTGRGDEVDPTHAAVHGLIGSMAKEYGHWKVRLVDLPDAGAWRDAALWDLPFDAQGNAVVYRQGQWHRQKLLPVDWDAFAASTPSVYRDGGVYVVIGGAGGLGGVWTEFMIRKHRAHVYWLGRRPVDADIEARLRELGALGPRPTYLRADAADEGALREAYRKIREQHSAIHGVVHSAIVLRDQSLAAMDEDRFRASLAAKVETSIHMARVFQQEPLDFIVFFSSINSFTKAPGQSNYAAGCTFVDALASHLAQTSRCAVKTLNWGYWGNVGIVATEEYRRRMEQFGIGSLAPAEAMKALETHLCSPLEQVGMLKTTRPAALAGVSTDDRLSVQRGPARASLVASATRGAAARAAGIAETKAAVGLEAERLAAVESLLVDLLAAQLHDMGPGVASSHRHWFTESMAILARRGYVAADGTRFLEGKVPDREQAWARWTQSSAEWRQVPTLRAVVGLLEPALRALPDIITGKRRTTDVMFPGGRMTLVEDLYKHNPVSDFFNQATSAAVADCVAERVRSAPSAGLRVLEIGAGTGSTTASVLAALAPYRTHVAEYCFTDVSKAFLLHAREAYGAAHPFMRFQLFDVSRPLAEQDLEQGAYDIVIASNVIHATTDVRESLRNAKAALAQGGVLALNELTANTLMAHLTFGLLDGWWAFADKASRLLGGPALSPSLWKRALEREGYRSVAFPVEDAHHLGQQIVLAESDGIVRQPRAARTKALAGRGEDARHTVAAPAVASPKSTGLSGGELRTVVRDCLAACVEMAPAAVANDRRFTEYGVDSIIAVKLINAIGQRLGLVLETTLLFDHGTVDELADALVARYGAQLQVSRPLAKKAAPAPQPEVPAALGLTPSAEAPLVCRVLLERPGQADDIKRIMNTAQPLEDREVRVAVRAFSLNFGDLLCIKGLYPTMPPYPFTPGFEASGVVVEIGAAVRSLKPGDAVVAGMGEMLGAHATSIVCSESRVFLKPANLSFEEACALPAVSLTMIDAFKKADLQPGERILIQTATGGTGLIAVQLAQLQGAEIFATAGSAEKLEYLKRLGVHHCINYLEEDFEAAVKQLTHGEGVDVVINTLSGTAIQKGVRCLRPGGRYIELAMTALKSEKSFDLSVLNDNQTFFSLDLRKLASSRPDVIARHQHEFVRLVEEGKLRATIHRTFPFSDVQSAYKALEDRKNIGKIVVTIDSPHLDTQDVSAPAAVGRSTEPLDLGAFTRFQELVRLNGSTEGRPIFWFHGGMGGVEVYRALSQEIRRPFLGIQARGWMSQEAPIAGIEAMASYYVDILLAAQPEGPYELGGYSLGGMLAYEVTRQLQERGARVASIVMLDAPDSTHLDVFQFSRRTATFQAVNTALFSSIAHHPERLEQTLIHRDEVEADLDDTALLRQLMGLAQSRGLSKDENQVRFMVEQNARVHAAYDVGRFRLKPLLRPEEVAVFYLRNGSCSFFGNLEPYLTLTPGELTFDGTNYWAEWERFLPRMQILEVASSNHLMLLAEPAVQRVIAGFCARFYGK; the protein is encoded by the coding sequence ATGATTGAGTCGCTTCCGCGCCTCCTCGGAGCGCAGCTCGAAGCCATGGGCTGCTTCACGCGGCTGCCCGCGCGCCTCGACGAGATGCAGGCCTCGTCTGGAATCTCACCGCGGTACGCGCGCTGGTTCAGTGAGAGCGTCGCGGCGCTGGTCCGGCACGGCGTCCTCTCCACGCGCGATGGAAAGACGTACACCCGGTCCGGGCCTCCTTCGCGTCCCGATGAGGTCTGGCAGGAGTGGGAAGGGTCGCGCTCGCGGTGGACGCAGGATCCGAACACGCGCGCGCTGACCACGTTGGCGGAGACCACCATCAAGGCGCTCCCCGACATCCTCGTGGGCAGGCAGCTGGCCACGGATGTGCTCTTCTCGCGTGGCTCGATGAGCCTGGTCGAGGGGGTCTACAAGCACAACCCGGTGGCCGACTTCTTCAACGACGCGCTCGCCCGGAGTGTGGTGGCGTACGCCGAACTCCTGCGCGAACAGTCCCCGGGGGCACGCGTCCGCATCCTGGAGATCGGGGCGGGCACGGGCGGCGCCACCGCGCACGTCCTGGCCATGCTGCGCACCTGCGCGCTGGACGTCGAGGAGTACTGCTTCACCGACGTCTCCCCGGCGTTCCTCCAGCACGCGGAGAAGACGTACAGCCCCGGCAACCCGTTCCTGACGCGCCGGCTGCTGGACATCGATGTCCCTCTGGAGGCGCAGGGGATTCCCCGTGCGCACTTCGACATTGTCCTGGCCAGCAACGTGTTGCACGCGACGCCGGACATCCGCCGGACCCTGCGCAACGCCAAGTCCGCGCTGGCCCAGAACGGGCTGCTCATCCTCAATGAGATCAGCCACAACACCCTCTTCGCGCATCTCACATTCGGGTTGCTCGACGGATGGTGGAGCTACGAGGACGAGGACCTGCGGATTCCTGGCTGCCCGGCGCTGGCTCCTGAGACGTGGAAGGCAGTGCTCGAATCGGAAGGATTCAGCTCGGTCTTCTTCCCGGCGGCCGATGCTCACGAGCGTGGCCAGCAGGTCATCATCGCGGAGAGCGATGGCGTCATCCAGCCCATCAGCCCGCGCGCCCAGCGGCAGCGGGCCCCGGAGCCTCGCCCCGTCATCACGGATGCCACGTCCATCGAGGAGCGGGTCCGGGACGTCATCAAGGCGTGCGTCGCGAAATCCCTCAAGGTTCCGGAGTCGCAGATCCAGGTCGACTACAGCTTCGCGGACTACGGCGTGGATTCGATCATCGCCGTGAACCTGAGCAACGCCATCAACGACGCCTGTGGCACGTCGCTGCCGACGACGGTGCTCTTCGACTACAACAGCGTCGCGGCGCTGAGTCAGTTCATTGCCCGGAATCACGGCGCCGAGGCATCGCGGCTGTTGGACGACAAGCCGCGAGAGGCGCCTGTGCCCCCGCGCGAAGTCCTTCGTGATGACAGGGAGGCGCCGCTGCCCGTCGCCGTGAGTTCCCTCCGGAAGACGGTGGCGGTCGCGACGGCGGAGGAGCCCATCGCCATCGTGGGAATGAGCGCCCGCTTCGCCCAGTCCGACTCGGTGGAGGCGCTGTGGCGGCACCTGGAGGCGGGACGCGACCTGGTGGAGGACGTTCGCCGCTGGGACCTGGCGAGCCACTACGCCTCCACGCTGTCGGGCGAGGGCGACCGGTGCATGCGGGGCAGCTTCATCGAAGGCATCGACCGCTTCGACCCGTCCTTCTTCAACATCTCCGCGCTGGAGGCCCGATGCATGGACCCGCAGCAGCGGCTGTTCCTGGAGGAGTCCTACAAGGCGCTGGAGGATGCCGGGTACGCGGGGAGCACGCCGTACCATCAGCGCTGCGGCGTGTACGTCGGGTGCGCGAACGGTGACTACGCGACGCTGCTTCCACGTCAGGCTCCGGCGCAGGCGTTCTGGGGCAATGCCAGCTCCGTCATCCCCGCACGCATCGCCTACTTCCTGAATCTGCAGGGCCCGGCGCTGGCCGTGGACACCGCCTGCTCCAGTTCTCTCATCGCCATCCACCTGGCATGCCAGGGCCTGTGGCGGCGGGAGACGAATATGGCGCTGGCCGGTGGCGTCCATCTGAACTCGACGCCGACGTTCTACGTGCTCTCCAGCCGAGGCGGCATGCTGTCGCGCAAGGGGCGCTGTGGCACCTTCTCCGATGAGGCCGACGGCTTCGTGCCAGGGGAGGGCGTGGGCGTGGTGGTGCTGAAGCGGCTGTCGGATGCCATCGCGGATGGAGACCACGTCCGCGGCGTGATTCGTGGCACCGGCGTCAACCAGGACGGCACCACCAATGGGCTCACCGCGCCCAGCGGCAAGTCACAGGAGCGGCTGGAGCGGGAGGTCTACGAGCGCTTCGGGGTGAACCCGGAGGACATCCAGATGGTGGAGGCCCATGGGACGGGCACCCGGCTGGGCGACCCCATCGAGTTCGATGCGCTGACGAAGTCCTTCGGCGCCTATACCCGCAAGCGGGGCTACTGCGCCTTGGGGTCCATCAAGACGAACCTGGGCCACACCGCGACCGCCGCGGGCGTGGCGGGCATCATCAAGGTGCTGCTGTCGATGCAGCACCGGAAGATCCCCGCGTCGCTGCACTGCAATGCGACCAACCCGGCGATCGACCTCGAGCGCAGTCCGTTCTTCGTCAACACCCAGACCCGGGGCTGGGACGTGGAGCCGGGAAAGCCGCGCTGCGCGGCGGTGAGCTCGTTCGGATTCAGCGGCACCAACGGGCACGTCATCCTCGAAGAGGCGCCCTTTCAGGAACGACGCATCTCGGGACAGGCGCCGGGATACCTCATCGCCTTGTCGGCGCACACCGCGGCCCAGCTGAAGGCGTTGGTGGAGCGGCTCGCCGCGCACCTCAAGCTCGAGCGGATCGACTGCGATGACATCAGCAAGACGCTGCTGCTGGGACGGCGCCACCTGGCCCACCGTCTGGCGTGTGTGGTCCGTGACGAGCGGGAGCTGTCGGCCGCGTTGGAGACGTGGCTGGCGAAGGGAAGGGCGCCCGGGGTGCACGTCTCGGAGGTCAACGAGAACACCCGGCGGGAGCAGGCCGAATTCCGGCGGTACGGCAATGCATGCATCCAACAGTGCGCGGAGGGCGCTCCGACCGCTGAGTACCTGGAGAAGCTGGCCGTCATCGCGGACCTCCATCTTCAGGGTTACACGTTGGAGCTGGAGGGGTTGTTCCGCGCTGGCCGCTCGCGGCGGATTCCCCTGCCGAGCTACCCCTTCGCCCGGGAGTCGTACTGGGTGGCGGGAGAAACCCCGCTCGCCGAGCGCCAGCCTCCACCGGCGCCGCAGCGGCTGCATCCCATGCTCCATCGGAACGGGGCCGGACCGGATGGAACGGGGTATGCCTCCACGTTGAACGGGAACGAGCCGTTCCTGGCCGATCACCAGGTCAACGGCAACAGGGTGCTCCCCGCCGTCGCCTATCTGGAGATGGCCCGGGCCGCCGTCGTCCACCGGACGGGCGCCACGAGCACGGGCGACATCCGCTTGAGCAACGTCGTCTGGTCACAACCCATCGTCGTCAACGGCGTCAACCGGGAGATCCACCTCACGCTCGACGGAGCCAGTGAGGGAGGTGGTGCGTTCTCCTTCGAGGTGCAGACGGCTGGCGCGGGACAGGGCAGTAGGGCGGTGCTCCACAGCCAGGGGCAGGCGCAGCGCATGGCGTTGCCGCGTCCACAGCGTGTCGACCTCGGTGCCCTGAGGGCGGCGTGCGGCCGCGAGGTCGTCGCGGGCGGCACCCTCTACACGAACTATCAGCGGCTGGGCCTGCAGTACGGTCCCGCGCATCAGAGCGTTCGTGAGGTGTACGTCGGCGACGGGCAGGTGCTCGCGGAGGTCGTGCTGCCCGACGGCGTGGCGGAGAGCGACGCCTACATCCTGCATCCCAGTGTGCTCGACGGGGCGCTGCAGGCCATCATGTGCCTGCATCCTGGCGGTGACCGCGGTGAGCTGCCCTTCGCTCTGAAGGAACTCCAGGTCTTCTCCGCGTGCGCCAGACCTACGTGGGCCTGGATTCGCCGCAGTCCCGACAACGAAGCCCCTTCCGGACGACGGGAAGGCATGACGCAGCGCTATGACCTGGACCTCTGTGATGACCAGGGCCGCGTCGCGGTGGTGCTGCGGGGGTTCTCGACTCGGCCGGTGTTGACGGCGCCCGTGCGCGAAAGTGCCGACACCCTGGTCGGTGATGTCCTGGTGGCCCCGGTATGGGAGACCGCTGTCATCGAGCCGGAAGTGGCCACGCCTTCTGCCACGCAGCACGTGTTGGCCGTCGGCGCCACGGATGAAATCGCGGCAGGTCTCGCAATCCGGTGTGGACGTGTCGAACGCCTGGTCATCGACGAAGGTGACAGCATCGAGCGCATTCGCGACCGGCTGCGCGGGCTGGATCGAATCGACCACGTGGTGTGGGTCGCGCCCGAGGAACCCCTGGCGTTCAACGAGGTGGCTCCCCGGCAGTCGAAGGGCGTGCTGTCACTGTTCCGCTTGGTGAAGGCACTCCTGAGCGCTGGGCACGGAAGCTCACGCCTGGAGTGGACGGTGGTGACCTATCGCGCGCAGTCCACGGGCCGAGGCGATGAGGTGGACCCCACGCATGCCGCGGTGCACGGGCTGATCGGCTCGATGGCCAAGGAGTACGGGCATTGGAAGGTCCGGCTCGTCGACCTGCCAGATGCGGGCGCCTGGCGGGACGCTGCGCTCTGGGACCTCCCGTTCGATGCCCAGGGCAATGCCGTCGTGTACCGGCAGGGGCAGTGGCACCGGCAGAAGCTGCTACCGGTCGACTGGGACGCGTTCGCCGCGAGCACGCCCTCCGTCTACCGGGATGGCGGCGTGTACGTCGTCATTGGCGGGGCGGGCGGGCTCGGCGGCGTGTGGACCGAGTTCATGATTCGCAAGCACCGGGCCCACGTCTATTGGCTGGGCCGGCGGCCGGTGGATGCGGACATCGAAGCCAGGCTGCGAGAGCTGGGGGCGCTGGGCCCTCGGCCGACGTACCTCCGCGCGGATGCCGCGGACGAAGGCGCGCTGCGAGAGGCCTACCGGAAGATTCGGGAGCAGCACTCCGCCATCCATGGCGTCGTGCACTCGGCCATCGTATTGAGGGACCAGAGCCTGGCGGCGATGGACGAGGACCGCTTCCGCGCGAGCCTGGCCGCCAAGGTGGAGACCAGCATCCACATGGCCCGGGTGTTCCAGCAGGAGCCGCTGGACTTCATCGTGTTCTTCTCATCCATCAACAGCTTCACGAAGGCGCCGGGGCAGAGCAACTATGCGGCCGGGTGCACCTTCGTTGACGCGCTGGCCTCGCACCTGGCGCAGACATCGCGGTGCGCGGTCAAGACGCTCAACTGGGGCTATTGGGGCAACGTGGGCATCGTGGCCACGGAGGAGTATCGCCGCCGGATGGAGCAGTTCGGCATCGGCTCCCTGGCTCCCGCCGAGGCGATGAAGGCGCTGGAAACCCATCTGTGCTCGCCGCTGGAGCAGGTGGGGATGCTGAAGACCACCCGGCCCGCAGCGCTGGCTGGCGTCAGCACAGATGACCGGCTCAGTGTTCAGCGTGGCCCTGCGCGCGCGTCACTCGTCGCATCGGCGACCCGGGGCGCCGCCGCCCGCGCCGCGGGAATCGCGGAGACGAAGGCCGCGGTGGGGCTCGAGGCAGAACGGCTGGCGGCGGTCGAGTCGCTTCTGGTGGACCTGCTGGCCGCCCAGTTGCATGACATGGGGCCCGGTGTGGCCTCCAGCCATCGCCACTGGTTCACCGAAAGCATGGCCATCCTGGCGCGTCGTGGCTACGTGGCCGCTGACGGCACCCGCTTCCTCGAAGGAAAGGTGCCGGACCGGGAACAGGCGTGGGCACGGTGGACGCAGTCGAGCGCCGAGTGGCGGCAGGTACCCACGTTGCGAGCCGTCGTCGGGCTGCTCGAACCGGCACTGCGGGCGCTCCCTGACATCATCACCGGCAAGCGCCGCACCACGGACGTGATGTTCCCGGGCGGCCGGATGACGCTGGTCGAGGACCTCTACAAGCACAACCCCGTCTCCGACTTCTTCAACCAGGCGACGTCGGCGGCCGTCGCGGACTGCGTCGCCGAGCGCGTGCGGAGCGCGCCTTCCGCCGGGCTTCGAGTGCTCGAAATCGGCGCGGGCACGGGCAGCACGACGGCCTCGGTGCTGGCGGCGCTGGCGCCATACCGGACGCACGTCGCGGAGTATTGCTTCACGGACGTGTCGAAGGCCTTCCTGCTGCACGCGCGAGAAGCCTATGGCGCGGCCCATCCGTTCATGCGGTTCCAGTTGTTCGACGTGTCACGTCCGCTGGCGGAGCAGGACCTGGAGCAGGGCGCCTACGACATCGTGATTGCCAGCAACGTGATTCACGCCACGACCGATGTCCGGGAGAGCCTGCGGAACGCAAAGGCGGCGCTGGCCCAGGGTGGCGTGCTGGCACTCAACGAACTCACGGCCAACACGTTGATGGCGCACCTCACGTTCGGGTTGCTCGACGGGTGGTGGGCGTTCGCGGACAAGGCCTCGCGGCTGCTAGGCGGTCCGGCGCTCTCTCCTTCGCTGTGGAAGCGCGCACTGGAGCGCGAGGGCTACCGCTCGGTCGCGTTCCCCGTGGAGGACGCGCATCACCTGGGGCAGCAGATTGTCCTCGCGGAGAGTGACGGCATCGTCCGGCAGCCTCGGGCCGCTCGGACGAAGGCACTCGCAGGGCGGGGGGAAGACGCGCGTCACACCGTCGCCGCGCCGGCCGTCGCGTCGCCGAAGTCCACGGGCCTGTCGGGGGGCGAGCTGCGGACCGTCGTCCGGGACTGCCTGGCCGCGTGCGTGGAGATGGCGCCAGCGGCGGTTGCGAACGACCGCAGGTTCACCGAATACGGCGTGGACTCCATCATCGCCGTCAAGCTGATCAACGCGATTGGCCAGCGGCTGGGCCTGGTGCTGGAGACCACGCTGCTGTTCGACCACGGCACCGTCGACGAGCTCGCGGACGCGCTGGTGGCCCGGTATGGCGCTCAGCTCCAGGTGTCGCGTCCCCTGGCGAAGAAGGCGGCGCCCGCGCCGCAGCCTGAGGTTCCCGCGGCGCTGGGGCTCACGCCCTCCGCCGAGGCGCCCCTGGTGTGCAGGGTGCTGTTGGAGCGGCCGGGGCAGGCGGATGACATCAAACGCATCATGAACACCGCGCAGCCGCTGGAAGACCGCGAGGTCCGTGTGGCGGTGAGGGCGTTCTCGCTCAACTTCGGCGACCTGCTGTGCATCAAGGGCCTCTATCCCACGATGCCTCCCTATCCCTTCACCCCGGGCTTCGAGGCGAGCGGCGTGGTGGTGGAGATAGGGGCGGCGGTGCGCTCGCTCAAGCCGGGAGACGCGGTGGTCGCCGGCATGGGAGAGATGCTGGGCGCGCATGCCACGTCCATCGTGTGCTCCGAGTCGCGGGTGTTCCTCAAGCCCGCGAACCTGAGCTTCGAGGAAGCGTGCGCGTTGCCCGCCGTGTCGCTCACCATGATTGACGCCTTCAAGAAGGCGGACCTCCAGCCGGGCGAGCGCATCCTGATTCAGACGGCCACGGGCGGCACGGGCTTGATTGCCGTCCAGCTCGCGCAGCTTCAGGGCGCGGAGATCTTCGCCACCGCGGGCTCGGCCGAGAAGCTCGAGTACTTGAAGCGTCTGGGCGTCCATCACTGCATCAACTACCTCGAGGAGGATTTCGAGGCGGCGGTGAAGCAACTCACCCATGGCGAGGGGGTGGACGTGGTCATCAACACCCTGTCGGGGACCGCCATCCAGAAGGGCGTGAGGTGTCTGCGGCCGGGAGGCAGGTACATCGAGCTGGCGATGACCGCGCTCAAGTCCGAGAAGTCGTTCGACTTGTCCGTGCTCAATGACAATCAGACTTTCTTCAGTCTCGACCTGAGAAAGCTGGCGAGCTCGCGGCCGGATGTCATTGCCCGGCATCAACATGAGTTCGTCAGACTGGTGGAGGAGGGCAAGCTCCGGGCGACCATTCACCGCACGTTCCCCTTCAGCGACGTGCAGAGCGCGTACAAGGCCCTGGAGGACCGGAAGAACATCGGGAAGATTGTCGTCACCATCGACTCGCCGCATCTGGATACACAGGACGTGAGCGCGCCTGCCGCGGTGGGCCGTTCGACGGAGCCCCTGGACCTTGGCGCGTTCACCCGCTTCCAGGAACTGGTCCGTCTCAACGGCAGCACCGAGGGCCGGCCCATCTTCTGGTTCCACGGCGGCATGGGCGGCGTCGAGGTCTACCGCGCCCTGTCCCAGGAGATCCGCCGTCCCTTCCTGGGGATTCAAGCGCGCGGCTGGATGAGCCAAGAGGCGCCCATCGCCGGCATCGAGGCCATGGCGTCCTACTACGTGGACATCCTCCTGGCGGCCCAGCCCGAGGGGCCCTATGAGCTGGGGGGCTACTCCCTGGGCGGAATGCTGGCCTACGAGGTGACTCGCCAGTTGCAGGAACGCGGGGCGCGGGTGGCTTCCATCGTCATGCTGGATGCACCCGACAGCACCCATCTGGATGTGTTCCAGTTCTCACGGCGCACGGCGACGTTCCAGGCGGTCAACACGGCCCTGTTCTCCTCCATTGCCCATCACCCGGAACGGCTGGAGCAGACGCTCATCCACCGCGATGAGGTGGAGGCGGACCTGGATGACACGGCTCTGCTGCGCCAGCTGATGGGGCTCGCGCAGTCGCGAGGCCTGAGCAAGGACGAGAACCAGGTGCGTTTCATGGTCGAGCAGAACGCTCGGGTCCATGCGGCGTACGACGTGGGCCGGTTCCGGCTCAAGCCCCTGCTTCGTCCGGAGGAGGTGGCGGTGTTCTATCTGCGCAATGGCAGTTGCAGCTTCTTCGGCAACCTGGAGCCGTATCTCACCCTGACGCCCGGCGAGTTGACGTTCGACGGAACCAACTACTGGGCGGAGTGGGAACGGTTCCTGCCCCGGATGCAGATTCTGGAAGTCGCTTCGTCAAACCATCTCATGTTGCTCGCGGAGCCCGCTGTTCAACGGGTGATTGCCGGATTCTGTGCCCGGTTCTACGGGAAATAG